ATTCCTGCATCCACTATTGAAAAGGCGCCTATTTTTTTTACGGGACTGGTGGCTTTCGCCATTGTATTGTTCGCCGTATGTGTGATGGTCGTTGGTGGGATAAATCTGTGCTACCTTACGTTTCTTCTAGCCCAAAAATCGGCTGCCCTTGAAATTCCCTTGGGATGGATCTACAGCGCGGTTCCCATTTCAGGTATGTTGATCACGTATTTTAGTTTGGATATCTTTTTTGAAAGACGTAACCAGTTAAAAAAAGCCAATGGATTACACTGAAGCACTACTATTGGTAATAAGTTTTGTAATTCTGTTGGCCATTCGGGTACCCATCGCGTATAGCATAGGGTTGTCCGCACTTTTTACCCTGGTGGTCTCAATGCCCACATTGCCTGCCGTGACCACATTGGCCCAGCGTATGGCCACCTCATTGGATAGTTTTGCACTTTTGGCCATTCCCTTTTTCATTTTGGCGGGTCAGATTATGAACAGAGGTGGTATTGCCAGACGTCTTATTGATTTTGCCAAGGCCATTGTAGGTCCATTACCAGGGGGGTTGGCCTTTGTGAACATCATTGCCTGTATGTTGTTTGGGGCCATTTCGGGCTCAGCGGTTGCAGCGGCCTCGGCCATTGGAGGTTTTATGAATCCCATGATGGAAAAGGAAGGTTATGATAAATCGTTTAGTGCCGCCGTAAATATCACCAGTGCCACAACGGGACTTATCATTCCCCCCAGTAACATTTTGATCATTTATTCCTTGGCCAGTGGCGGAGTGAGCATAGCCGCATTGTTCCTGGCGGGATATGTTCCCGGAATTTTGATCGGTATTGCCTTGATGTTGGTTGCTGGAGTGTACGCTTTTATCAAAAAATATCCCACGGAAAAAGCCGTGGGCATCACCATTTTTCTGAAACGGTTTTTGGATGCCCTGCCCAGTCTGTTACTGTTAGTGGTGGTCATTGGGGGTATTGTTGCCGGAATCTTTACGGCGACCGAAGCTTCGGCCGTAGCCGTTGTTTACACCTTTGTACTGGCCTTTGCCTACAAGGAAATCACGATAAGGGACGTGCCCTCCATTTTGTTGGAAACTACCAAGACCACGGCCATTGTCATGTTGTTGATTGCCACTTCCGTGGCCATGAGTTGGGTCATGAGCTACGAAAGTATTCCACAGGAAATCAGTGCGGGACTCCTTGGTATTAGTAATAACCCTATTGTCATTTTGATCATTATCAACCTGATCTTACTGTTCGTAGGTATTTTTATGGACATGACCCCCGCCGTACTTATATTTACCCCTATCTTTTTACCTATTGTGACCCAAATGGGCATTGACCCCATCCACTTTGGAATCATCATGATCCTAAACCTTTGTATTGGCCTTTGTACGCCACCCGTAGGGTCGGTTCTTTTTGTGGGCTGTGGTGTGGCCAATCTTAAAATCCAACAGGTGGTCAGGCCATTATTGCCCCTATTCCTTATTATGTTGGTGGTATTGGTATTGATTACCTATGTCCCCAGTTTAAGTCTTTGGATTCCCGAACTATTCGGGTTTTGAGCTTTTATGCTAGGGGAATGGGCAGTGAACTCAGGACGAGCTCATTTTTTATAAAACAAGTCTCTGAAGTAAAACCCTATTTTTTCTAAGGTTTTTGCGCAATGGAATATGCTGTTTTTTTAGTAGTTTCCTATGCTGCCCCTACGAATGGAATTCAATCAATAATTGGATTGTGAAAACCAAGGCTTTTCCTGCTTTTGTTCCCTTACTGTGGGCTCATCCGTACGATTGAAAAAAAAGAAGAACCCTCCATCAGTTGTCAAAAGCTCGCTGAGTAAAAAAGAAAAACCACTTTTTGTAAAATAAACTGATAACCATGCCAATTTTTAATTCCCTAACGAACTCGGTAAAAGCCAAGTTGGATACCATTGGATACTACACCTATGATTTTTACATTTTTGTTTTTTTATCAATTTTGATGTTACTGATATCCGGGATTTTCAATATTCCGGGCATTGCCGAACATCCCCAGTTTGAGCCTTATTTGAATAGTACATTGATTGCCGATATCCTAAAAAAAGATGAGGGGCTTTCCTATGCATATCACTTGTTTTTCATCGTTGATTTCTTTTGGGCATTTTATCTGTTGCTGGTTTTGGCAAAATATATGTACAGGAGATATCGGGAGAACGGTTTAAGCTATCCAAAGGAACTGATCATCATATTCTTGACGTTCGCCTTGCTTGCATTCGCCTTTGACTGTGCGGAAAACACCATATATCTGATAGAAAAGTCCTTTGTAACATGGATTGTTACTGCAAAGAAGTTGTTTTATGGTTTGGTATTTGTAATTGCCTTACTCAGTTTTATTGACCAGTGCGTGAATAGGAAAAAGTACCTTTCCCTACTAAAAAAGTTTTTGAAATCTGCCTTTTATAGCTTGTTGGTACTATTGGTCATTGGTGTGTTGTTGCCAACGGCCACACAAGTAAACTCCATTGTTGTTGATTTATACCTGGTTCCCTTTAATCTCTTACTGCTATTGACCTTTGCTCCGTTCTTTGCGATAGTTGTAGCGCATTATCCCAGTTATTTTAATCAAGAAAAGGGTTTTAGGACGTGGTATATGGCGAAATACCGCATTGCTAACCTTATCGGAATTGTCTATTACCGAAACAATACCGATCGGACAAATCCGGATTCTACATCCGTTATATCAAAAATCAATTTTTTGCTCCGCATTCTCGGCATATGTTTTTATATATCCCTGTTCTACATGGTTTCTTATACCTCGCAGGTCAATTTTGATTGGAATCTGAAAATGGGTCCACTCTCACTATGCCTTTTGATTGTCTCCATCTTTTTGCTGCACTTCCTAAAGGAGGTGAAACAGTATTGGTACCAAATGAATTACGAATTCCTAAAAGAAAAAGTCGTAGATCTATACGATGGGGATTATAGCCCTAATCTTGCCGTATCCAGCTTGTCCAAACGTTCCTGGTTTAAAAAATTGTTCCGGGGATGTGAAGCAAAGAATACGGTTAAGGAAGATGATCGTGATTCCACTTCAGATTCCAAACCTGACCCCAGTTCCAAACCAAGTGATTTTTGTAGTGAACGGTATAACTGCCTTAAGACCATCAACATACCGGTCAAAGTGTATCTTGTATTGTTTCTGTTTACGATAGCCTCCCACTTCTTATTAGGTTATATTTTACTGTTTTGTGAAAACTTACAATACGGGGAATGGACCGTTCGCTTGAGTCTTTTGTGTATAGTGGGGCAACTCTTCACCTACATTTTTTATCGATCGTTTCGGTCGGTACTTCGAATAGTGTTGTTCAATGAATACTCCACCTCTATTATCAATTCCTTTCTCAAGGGACCAGAGCGAAAATTGAATGATGGATCCAAAGATGCAGAAGGGGAATTAATGGTTCAGGAACTGGACTGTGAGGAAAAGGATAAAGACAATTACTATTGTAAAAGGTTGGCCGTAATCAAATGTTTTAAAACATATAATTTGGCCGCCAACTCCCGCCTTCTCAGATTTTTTGCCGGTTTAAGATTTGGGGCCTTTAGCAATAATATCACCTTTTTACAGATCAATGCCTTTTATGGGATTATAAACTTCATATTCCTCCTGATCATAAATTTTGATAGTTCCTTGGCACTTTCCTTCAGTACCATCATTATCATCCTGGCCGTTTTGTTTTTTGTTTATGGGGTCCTGGTTGTTTTCAACAAGAACTGGATATACCACAATTATCGAAAAAATGTAGCTGCCACTACAATCGGAAGTTCTGTAACATCCAAAAGCGACCAGAAAAGATTCAGGACATTTCAATACTTGAGTACCTCAGTATTTATCCTGTTATTGGCACTCTACGGGATTACCAAAAGTGCTGGGAACGATCTCTTTACCCTTCAACCGGTAAAACGGGACCTGGACAATGAACTGGTGTTTGCGGATTTTATGGAGAACTTGGATTCACTTGAAACCCGTTACTATATTGGATGCTACGGAGGAGGGATGAAATCAAATGCCTGGACCATGACCGTTTTAAACGAACTGTCCAGTAATGATGAACGGTTTTTTGAAAAGACCGTTGGTATTTCAGGAGTTTCAGGTGGAACCATGGGGATGATCAATTTCTTCTCCATTTGGGACAAGTACCCCAATGCAGACCAAAAAACGGCAAGACAACGCCTTATCGACTCCGTGGCTACGGAGAACATTCTATCCATGGATATGACCCATGCCCTGGGAAGGGATTTGCTTACCTATCTTTTTTATCCGGCAGATGCAAGCGGTACCGATAGATCGAATAAGGTAATGGAGCATTATGCCCGCTTGACGAAGGATGGTTATAAGTGCGATCCCAACAGGACGAATTTCAGATCGTATTGGAAATATTTCTATGATTCCTCCAACTCCAATTTTCCCATATTCATTGCCAATACCACGAATATCAAGGGAAATCAGGGAATGGCAGCCAGTATTGGATTCGATACAACAAACACAATGCTTAGAAAGGAATTGTATAAAGGCGCGGATGATATTCTGGAAATTACCAGAAATGATTTATGTGGGAGTACAGATAAATATACACTGGATTATTATAAAGCCTCCTCGACTTCGAATAGATTTCCCTTATTGAGTCCTGCCGCAAAAATTGAAACCAAAGGGCACTATAACGATGGTGGGATTTTTGAAAATTCGGGCTTGTATTCCGTCTATAAACTATTTCAGACCGTCAATAGATGTGAGGGAATAGCCGATCTGGCCCATCTTAAGCAGAAGAATGTTTTTTTGTGCATCATCAATGACAAGAATTTATATATCAAGCATATCCTTGGGAAGGATTCTTTAGTGACCCAGGAAATAAACTATAATTCTGAATTGGGGGCCATCATCAACTCGGTAGCGTCAACCGAAATGACCCCGCGGGCCATAAAAACCCAACTGGAAATTTTGAATGAACGTTATCCGCACCGCATCAAGTACTTACCTATTTACCTTCCCCATAGGTTTACTGTCGCAGATGTAAAAGCGCTTTGTGGAAAGAAAATATCCTTAAAAGATGGAAGTGATGCAGATGAATACCTGTTGGATGTAGTAAACAGGAACAACAAGGAAATTGAGAGGATTTACGGGGCCAATAATGGTGAACCCCCCATTATTGAACCTCCTATGAGTCGGGTAATGGCAAAACCGGCCTATGAATTTATGAAGTCGATGATAGCCCATGAGGTACCTAAAAAAGTATTGGAAAACGTTAAGGAACTGCACTAGGGCCATATTGGATGCCGATTGCTGCCCAACGGTTCCAGAAATGATGTAAACTTCATGCTATGCTATTGGTTGATCGAACCTACCTCCCAAACAATGCTAAAGAAATGACCTCCATACCAATTGCCAAAGGTTTGATTCAGGCACTAAAATCGGAGTTTTGGTCATCTTGATTACTTAAAGCCCTTTCGGGGTAAATAAAAAAAAAGCTTTAAATATCGGATTTACGGATTCAACGTATTGATTTAGGCGCTAAGTGGTGGATTCAGGGGAACTGGAACCTATCGCCATAAGTTCGGGGCGCAATTAATCCGGATCTCCCACTTATTTGAATATAGTAACACTTATTACATCAAAGTAGGCTGTGTGTTACATCATTCTTAAAGTGTTGGATCTAAGGGGATACCTTTATTCTTAAAAATGTCAATTGCTTGAAGGGGAAAAACCCTACAAGAACTTTCCCGCTGGACAAATCGTATGGCACTTCCGGTCCAAAAGAAACAAAAGGCTCGACTGGTTGGATGATTTGAAAGGATTGGAATATAAGGAACCGACCGTTTTGGAAAAAAATAAGGGAACAATATCCGGAATATTGAGCGGAGCAGGAAGTTTGGAATTTCCGGAACTCCCTGACTTCTCCTTCCGTACACCTCTTACCCCCAGTCTTAGCACCATGAAATTTGGAGCGGGATTCGGAACATTTTTATCGCATGTTGCACTATCGGTCATCCAAGGGCTATCGCTTTACACAAATACCTTGATATATCATGAGAACAAAACATTTTATGGGTCTAAAAGGACCCCTACTTACACTTTTCATTAGTTTGGGAATCAGCATGGGCCTGTTTGCCCAAGATGATGAGTTTATCACTACTTGGAACACGACCATAACAAGTGGTATTTCCTCCAACGCCAACTCCATCACCCTCCCTCTGACAGGGACCTATGATGTGGATGTGGGCAATGACGACACTTGGGACCTGTTCGGCGAAACTGGGACCACTACCGTAGATATCACGCTCTATACCAACCCAACTACCCAAAGTAACTATACCGCTGGCGAGATACAGCTGGCCATTCGCAGTGCCGGCTCGGGGACCGGGCTGACCAGGATAAATTTTAACGGTACGGGGGACAAGGACAAGCTGCTCTTCATTCACCAATGGGGAAATATTGCCTGGCTATCCATGGAGTTTGCATTTTGGAGCTGTACCAATTTGAACGTTGTGGCGATTGACGTCCCAGACCTGAGCAACTTGACCAATATGCGCTCTATGTTTGCCAGATGCACCTCACTTACTGGGGCTGCCAGCTTCTCCAATTGGAACACCAGTGGCGTGACCAATATGGCTAGTACGTTTTCGGGGGCAAGTAACTTTGACCAGGACATCGGTTCGTGGGACGTAAGTAGTGTAATCGAAATGGCCGCCACGTTTTTGGAGGCAAGGGCCTTTAATCAGGACATCGGTTCCTGGAACACGTCCAGCGCGACCAATATGAACTCTATGTTTCGGGATGCCAGTAGCTTTGACCAAAACCTGGGCGCCTGGGACGTAGGAAAGTTAAACGCAGCATCGAGCATGCTTAATGGCAGTGCGCTTTCCTTGGCCAATTGGGACGCTACGCTCAAAGGTTGGGAAAGCTTGGTATTTACCAGAACACCTACTATTGGTGCCACCAATCTGAAGTACTGTAGCGCTGGTGATGAGCGTGCTAGGCTGAGGGCTAGAGGTATCAACATCTCCGGAGATGTCCTTTCAGATACTCCGCTCGAAGCCGAATGCCTGCAAACCTTAACACTGCCATTGGGTACCGATGGCGCCGCTGACCTGGAACCCGAGCAAGTGGATAACGGTAGCGAGGCCTGTGGGATGTCGCTGAGCCTGTCCCAGATTAACTTTACCGCCGCCGACCTTACAGGGCCGGTGACCGTGACCCTAACGGTGACCAATGGCAACAACAATACGGCCACCTGCGAGACCACGGTTACCGTGGTGGACGATACTCCGCCTGAAATCACCTTAGAAGGGGACAATCCACTCACCCTGGAATTGGGTGAGACCTATGTCGACCCAGGGTTCGAGGCAACGGACAATGTGGACGGGGATATCAGCAATAGTGTCATCGTGGATAGCAGTTCGGTGGACACCAGTACCGTTACCGGTGTCAACGGATACACCGTGACGTATAATGTCGCTGATGCAGCAGGAAACGATGCAGTTCAGGTAACTCGTACCATCCATGTGATAGACCCTCCTGTGGAAATTACTGCTTTTAGCTTTTCCGAACAGTTGGGAGAGACCACCATAGATTCAGATAACCATACCGTGACCTTGGAAGTGGTCAACGGTACTGACCTTACCAATCTTGTGGCCACCTTTGAGGTTTCGGACAATACCTCGGTAGAGGTCAATGATGTCGATCAGGAAAGTGAAGTGACCCCCAACGACTTTACCAACCCTGTGATCTACAAGGTAATCTCACCGAGGGGTCAAGTGGAACAGCTGTGGACGGTGACTGTAACGGAAAGTCAGCGACCCTTTGTCCATATAACCCCGGGTACGGTGGGTGAACCTTTTGAGTTTGTGGGAGGGAACGTTCAGGGGACCTTTCCCATTAGCATCACCTTTTCTAAAAATGTCACTGGCTTTGAAGAGTCGGATGTCCAGATCACCAATGGGGAATTCGTCCAAGACGAATTTCAGGAAGAAGGCCCCAATCTCTATACGGCCTGGGTGAGACCGACAGGGGGGGATGGACCTTATGACATTACGATAACCGTGCCGGAAAATGTGGCCATAGATGGTGAGGGTAACCAAAACGTGACCAACAGTCTCAGTGTTGGGTATGATGATTCGCTGAAGGTAACCATAACCGGGGTGTCCCATACCAATAGTCAGGAAGAGATTACTTTGACAATTACATTTGCCACTGATGTGGACAACGATTTTGAGGATGGTGATATCTATAATACCAATAATATTTCCCTGAACAATTTCACCGAAAGATCCGACAGAGAATATACAGTTGATGTGGAGCCACCCACTGCGGACGGTGCAGTGGGCCAAATCTGGATCCCCGCCCATGTGGCCACAGCTGCTGATGGAAGCAAACGCAACATGCCAGCGACCTTTACGGTCACCTATGATGCCACACCACCGCAGGTTAACTTGGTCCTTCCCACCGAGGGTTCTGATTGGTTTCCTCCGGGACGATTACAAGATGCCGAAAGGTCCTACGTTGTCGTAACCGCCAACGAACCCCTAGCCAATTTCGATGAGTCGTTCCTCGATATAGAAAATTGTAGGTTCGCTTCTTATTCTGATGGCAAAATCTATGTCTATGGAACATCGGAGCCCGTACATGGGGATATCGCGACGGTACAGCTATTGGCCGGGGCATTTACGGACCTGGCCGGAAATGCCACCGACTCAGACTCCGATATCATAGAACTTGTTTATGATTATGATGTTGATGAGCCCGATTTTTTCCCTGAGGACAATGCAACGGATATCGATCCTTTTGAAAATTTGACCCTCACCTTTGATGAGGACGTGTATGTGGAGGGACGAAACATGTATATTGAAATTTACCGTGCAGACGATGGGTCCCTGATATCACAAATCGATCTAGGCGATGCACAACGGGTTACCTTCAACGGTCCCACCGTGACCATTGACCCGGCCAACGATCTTGATTACGAGACGGACTATTACGTGCATATCGATAACTGGGCTCTCAATGACCTCCTTGGCAACACCTATGATGGCATTGCGGACAACACCAGTTGGAACTTTAGGACCCAGATTGCGCCCGATATTACGGCTCCCGTAATCACCCTTTTAGGGGACAATCCCATGTACCTTGTCGTGGGGGACACTTATGTGGAACCAGGGGCTACAGCCTCGGACGATAGGGACGGAAACCTCAGTAGTGACATCACGATTGGTGGGGCTACTGTGGACACCAGCGTTGCAGAAACCTACGAGGTGACCTATGATGTGAGCGACGCCGCAAACAATGGGGCCACGCAAGTGGTGCGACGGGTTATTGTAGAGGTACCCGACACCACGGAGCCCGAAATCACGCTTCTAGGGGAAAATCCCTTATACCTTACCGTGGGGGACACTTATGTAGAACCAGGGGCTACGGCCTTGGACGATAGGGATGGAGTGATTGGAAGTGACGAAATTACGATTGGAGGGGCTATTGTGGACACCAGCGTTGCGGGCACCTACGAGGTGACCTATGATGTGAGCGACGCCGCAAACAATGGGGCCACGCAAGTAGTGCGACGGGTTATTGTAGAGGTACCCGACACCACGGAGCCGGAAATCACGCTTTTAGGGGACAATCCCATGTACGTTGCCCTGGGGGACCCTTATGTGGAACCGGGGGCTACGGCCTTGGACGATAAAGATGGAAACCTCAGTAGTGACATCACGATTGGGGGGGCTATTGTGGACACCAGCGTTGCGGACACCTACGAGGTGACCTATGATGTTAAGGATGCCGCGGGCAATGCTGCTACGCAAATGGTACGGCAGGTTATTGTGGAAGCACCGGACACCACCGCACCGATAATCACCCTTTTTGGGGAAAATCCCATGTACGTTGCCTTGGGGGATACTTATGTGGAACCGGGGGCTACAGCCTCTGACGACAAGGACGGGAATGTTACCGACCGCATTACTATTGGTGGCGATAGGGTGAATACCGCTTTGCTGGGCACCTATGAGGTCACCTATAATGTGAGCGATATAGCGGGCAATGCTGCCGACCAGCGGACCAGGACGGTCATTGTGGAAACCGACTGTACGCTGTTGGAACTGACCGCCAACAATTTTCAGATTATGGTTTCCGATGAAACCTGTCCCGGAAAGGAAAACGGGAGCATACAAATCCAGGCCACCACGGCATTGGATTATACGGTTTCCCTTGCTGATACGGACTACAACTTTCGTTCCGAGCTTCTGGTGGATGGACTCGCCCCAGGGGCCTATACATTATGTATTGGCCTGGAGGAGGTTGCCGATTGTGAACAGTGCTTTGAAGCAACTGTGGCAGCGGGAACGTTGCTGGAAGGAACCACGGCAGTGGTACGGAACAGCATGGCGAAGGCCAAGGTGAACGTGTCCATGATTTCCGGTACCGCTCCCTTTAAGGTATCCGTCAACGGGCATTATCAGGCCACTTACAGTACGCCCGACTTTACGGTGGAGGCCTCGGATGGGGACAAGGTGGAGGTAACCTCCAATCTTCCCTGTGAAGGCACCTTGTCCGTACCGGTGGAACTACCAGGCCAGGTATCGGCCTTCCCGAATCCCGTGACTTCTGAACTCACGGTTACCCTTCCATCGGACATGGGCCGTTGCACGCTGTCCGTCCACCAGATGAATGGTGCTTTGGTTTTCCAGGAGGTCTACGACACTACCAGCGGATATGTCCAAATCCCCTTGGAGGGACTGCCTAGCGGAATGTACCTGGTAAAGGTCCAGGACAAGAAAGAAACCATAACCCTCAAAATCATAAAAAAATGAAAAAGACCTTGATACCCTTAATGGCCCTTACCTTATTGCTGTTTGCCTGTGGCGAATCCGAAAAAGTGGAGGAACCCGATGTGGATGCACCTACAGTGCCCGCCCTTAGTTTTCCCACGGCGGATTTGGCCTGTACCCATTACGAATTGGAGTTCCGATGGACAACCTCCACAGATGATAGTGCAGGAATCATTCGCTACCAAATCGATATCTCTGAAGACAGTGGTTTTGGTAGTATTGACTTTAGCGATGTGGTAAGCGGTACGGCAGCCACCTTTACACTGGAGCCAGGAATCATCTATTACTGGAGGGTGAATGCTATGGACGGCAATAGTAACAAGAGTGCCTATTCACCGTCCCGAATGTTCTATACCGAGCCTGAGGCCGGGACCAACACACTGCCAACAATTCCTGAGATCGGCTCCCCTACCTTGGGTAGCACGGTATCCGGAAGTACGGTGGAACTCTCCTGGCAGGTGACGGATGCAGATGGGGACGAACTACTTTATGATATTTATTTTGGTGCCGGCAGTACACCGGAACTGCATACTTCGAATGTGGACGGGAACACCCTGGAAATACCCGTGGAAGCAGGAACAAAATACTATTGGCGTATAGTGGCCAAGGATGCCCAACAGGGGGTATCCGTGGGACAGTTATGGCATTTTAATGTGCAATAAGTATTTGATATGGAATCCAATGTTTTTAAAATGAAAGCAAAAATAAACAGATTGCTATGTGTGCTGGTATTTATAGGCCTTTTCGCACACCATTCAAGGGGCCAGCAGGACCCGCAGTACACGCAGTACCTCTATAACCACAATATTGTGAACCCAGCCTATATCATTGGTGAGGGCGGCCGCCTTAATGCAGGGCTGCTCTACAGGGCCCAGTGGGTCGGGGTGGAGGGCTCCCCTCGTATCATCAATGCCTTTGGGCAGTTCCGTTTGAACGAGAGGATGCAGTTGGGGCTCTCCCTGGTCCGGGATGACATCGGTTCGGGGGCATTGTTGGAGGACAACGTCTATGCGGACTATGCCTATATCCTACCATTGGGAGGGGAAAGTTCCCTTTCCCTGGGCCTAAAGGCCGGCTTCACCTTCTTTAATTCGGATTTTGCCGGTTTTGGTTTCGATGAGACTACCATAGATCCCACTTTTTTGGAGCCCACCAGTGAGGTGTTCCCGAACATTGGGGCCGGGGCGTATTATACGAACAAGAACTTTTATGCTGGGTTTTCGGCATTGAACCTTTTGAATGCCAAGCATTTGGACCAGTCCGAGGGAGTAATCAACCGGGGCAGGGAGGAAGTGCACTATTACCTGACCTCGGGCTATACCTTTGAGGTGTTCCCATCAGTTTTTTCCCTAAGGCCCTCGGTACTGGCCAGGGGTGTCCGTGGGGCACCGATGATTTTGGACCTGAACCTCAACGCTGTGTTGTACGACCGTTTTGAGGTCGGGGTGGGATACCGAACAAGTGAATCGTTCCTGTCGATGATCAATTTTAGGTTGAGCCCTAGGCTGCGGGTGGGGTATGCCCATGACCATACGGTGAACAATCTTGGAGGATTCGGTTCCAGCTCGCACGAGGTGTTCCTGTTGTTCAATGTTGATTTTAAAAGTAGTACCGATTCAGAACCCCCATTGGATACCGAGGATGAGTAACCTTCTTTGGTCGTTTCATTGCCTGTGGCCCCGTCTTTTCATCATAAGAATTCCCCGCTTCGGGTGTAACATACAAGGGAGACAAACATGGTAACCAAGAGTCAAGATGAAGCGAGTTGTGCTTTTTGGGCTTTGATACCACGATGGCTCTTCCTCGAGGGAGTTCATTGAAGAAACCTTGTCATTTTGCGATATGGGTCTGAGCTATCACCTTGACCACCTTCAAAAAAGTTTTGACCAACTCATCCAAAATAAGGTCATTTCGAACCGACCCAGAGCGGAGTCGAAGGGGAGCGTGAGAAATCTCTGGACACTGATTTTTAGATTTCTCGATCGTCGTTACACTCCTCATTTCGAAATGACATTTAAGTGTATTTTGTCATTTCCCGATCGGTGCTTCGCACTTCACTTCGAAATGACAAAGCAAACCCAATTGTCCTTGCACATCCCATTACTGCAGTAAGGTTTATTCTTGATGCGTGATGGTTCTGGATTGGTAAAACCCGATTCCCAGGCACGATCGGCAGGGATTTTCCACTTATTTCCAAATAGTGACAACTATTACATCAGCAAAGGACGCTTGTTACATTATTGTTAAAGTGTTGGCTGTTAGGGGATACTTTTACCTCCAAAATGGCCATAATTGCTTGAGGGGGAAAATTCCTACAGAAACCTTCCTGACAGGGCAATTGTATGGCGCTTCCGGTCCAAAAGAAACAATAGGTTCGACCGGTTGGATGATTTAGAAAGATTGAAATATAAAGGAACCGACCGTTTTGGAAGAGTGTAAGGGAACAATGTCCGGGATGTTGAGCGGAGTAGGGAGTTTGGAATTTCCAAGACCCTCTGATTACTGGCTGTGCTTATCTCCCAGCACCGATTTCGATACCATGACATTTGGAGTGGGACTCGGGGGATTCCTTTTCCAAGTTGTACTGTCGGTCGCCCAAGAGCTATCTCTAGTACAAGGAAACCTTTATGATACAAATACCTTGATATATCATGAGAACAAAACATTTTATAGGTCTAAAGGGCCTTGTACTTACACTTTTCACCGGCTTGTGGATCAGCACAGGCCTATTTGCCCAAAATGATCCTGCTGTATTCATCACCACCTGGGACACGACCAAACCCGGCACGGTCGATAACAACTCCATCACCCTCCCTTTGACAGGGACTTATGATGTGGATGTGGGCAATGACGGCACCTATGAACTGACGGACCAGACCGGGACCACTACCATAGATGTGACCCAATATGGCCTTACTGCTGGCGAGATACAGCTGGCCATTCGCAATGCCGCATCCGGCGGAACCCTGACCAGGATAGAGTTTCCCTTTAATTCGACAGACGACAGGGAAAGGCTGGTCTCGGTGGACCGATGGGGCACTAGTATAACC
The sequence above is a segment of the Muricauda sp. SCSIO 64092 genome. Coding sequences within it:
- a CDS encoding type IX secretion system membrane protein PorP/SprF; translation: MKAKINRLLCVLVFIGLFAHHSRGQQDPQYTQYLYNHNIVNPAYIIGEGGRLNAGLLYRAQWVGVEGSPRIINAFGQFRLNERMQLGLSLVRDDIGSGALLEDNVYADYAYILPLGGESSLSLGLKAGFTFFNSDFAGFGFDETTIDPTFLEPTSEVFPNIGAGAYYTNKNFYAGFSALNLLNAKHLDQSEGVINRGREEVHYYLTSGYTFEVFPSVFSLRPSVLARGVRGAPMILDLNLNAVLYDRFEVGVGYRTSESFLSMINFRLSPRLRVGYAHDHTVNNLGGFGSSSHEVFLLFNVDFKSSTDSEPPLDTEDE